The Hyphomicrobium sp. MC1 genome window below encodes:
- a CDS encoding acyltransferase family protein — translation MLSHSAKPGEGYRPDLDGLRGIAVAAVVAYHLDLPFVTGGFVGVDIFFVLSGFLITRLIAAELRAGTFSIARFYERRIRRIVPALVFVCACTTVAAMAFLLPDELQRYASSLMAAALSYSNVWFFQHSGYFDPGSGTQPLLHTWSLGIEEQFYVVFPLVLMAVFRWWPRALGATVWLAFAASLVASIVFLPAHPMATFYLLHSRAWELLAGSIVALGLLPRPTSRLQSEAAAALGLTAIAVAIFVYTSKTPFPGAAALLPCVGTAMAIWAGEGRSGGPESAFGTRVLTFRPLMLLGLISYSLYLWHWPLIVFTKVLTAERLSGIEQLALATAAVGLATATWYFVEQPFRRRGSAGYSPSAIFKGGTLGLGALTASATVLVGLNGMPQRFPDAVLQIAAAQADASPLREKCHFHGEGKRSFDDTCIIGDDVAPSVIVYGDSHGAEFSAALGEFAKARHASVRQITASGCPPAAGFTFPADDRCEHYNSGIIDRLTSISPATVVLATYSLAWDREYPDQFWPSFERTIATLQAAGHRVVVLGPVPDLPEASGIPAAVARWTAKGRDPNDFSFKYGAKQVHAVEARLNAIATEHGAVFVPVSSELCSDKRCKPYADGAVLYFDNNHLSMSGAQLIASRLLVPVIWPEPDISHLGTGPVPY, via the coding sequence GTGCTTAGCCATTCAGCCAAGCCGGGCGAAGGCTATCGGCCGGATCTCGATGGACTGAGGGGCATCGCCGTCGCAGCGGTCGTGGCGTATCACCTCGACCTGCCGTTCGTGACCGGCGGCTTCGTCGGCGTCGATATTTTCTTCGTTCTCTCCGGCTTTCTGATTACCCGATTGATTGCCGCCGAACTGCGCGCCGGGACATTCAGCATCGCGCGTTTTTACGAGCGCCGCATCCGGCGCATCGTGCCCGCCCTTGTTTTCGTTTGCGCCTGCACGACGGTCGCGGCGATGGCGTTTCTTCTGCCCGACGAGCTGCAGCGTTACGCGTCGAGCCTGATGGCGGCAGCGCTGTCCTACAGTAACGTCTGGTTCTTCCAGCATTCCGGCTACTTCGACCCCGGAAGTGGCACCCAGCCGCTGCTCCATACCTGGAGCCTCGGCATCGAAGAGCAGTTCTACGTCGTCTTTCCGCTCGTGCTGATGGCGGTTTTTCGCTGGTGGCCGCGGGCGCTCGGGGCGACTGTTTGGCTGGCGTTCGCGGCATCGCTTGTCGCCAGCATCGTCTTCCTGCCCGCGCATCCGATGGCGACGTTCTACCTCCTGCATTCGCGCGCTTGGGAACTTCTCGCTGGCTCCATCGTCGCGCTCGGGCTTTTGCCGCGCCCGACTTCACGCCTTCAAAGCGAAGCGGCGGCAGCGCTCGGCCTGACGGCAATCGCCGTCGCAATTTTCGTTTATACGTCGAAGACGCCATTCCCCGGCGCCGCAGCCCTTCTGCCATGCGTCGGTACGGCGATGGCAATCTGGGCCGGCGAGGGGAGAAGCGGCGGCCCCGAAAGTGCTTTCGGCACGCGCGTGCTGACATTCCGGCCGCTGATGCTGCTCGGCCTTATCTCGTACAGTCTCTATCTTTGGCACTGGCCACTGATCGTCTTCACCAAGGTCCTGACAGCCGAGCGCCTCTCCGGCATCGAGCAATTGGCGCTCGCAACGGCCGCCGTCGGCCTTGCCACTGCGACGTGGTATTTCGTCGAGCAGCCATTCCGTCGCCGCGGCTCTGCGGGCTATTCGCCGAGTGCGATCTTCAAAGGCGGCACGCTGGGCCTCGGCGCGCTGACCGCCTCGGCGACGGTCCTCGTCGGGCTCAACGGCATGCCGCAGCGTTTCCCCGACGCCGTCCTCCAGATCGCCGCTGCGCAAGCTGATGCCAGCCCGCTGCGCGAGAAATGCCATTTCCACGGCGAGGGCAAACGCTCCTTCGATGATACCTGCATCATCGGCGATGACGTCGCGCCAAGCGTCATCGTCTACGGCGACAGCCACGGCGCCGAATTCAGCGCCGCGCTGGGCGAGTTTGCAAAAGCCCGGCACGCCAGCGTCCGCCAGATCACGGCCTCAGGCTGTCCGCCCGCTGCCGGTTTCACGTTCCCGGCAGACGATCGCTGCGAGCACTACAACTCCGGCATCATCGACCGGCTGACGTCGATCTCGCCCGCGACCGTCGTGCTGGCGACCTATTCGCTCGCCTGGGATCGCGAGTATCCCGATCAGTTCTGGCCAAGCTTCGAGCGCACCATCGCGACGCTGCAAGCCGCCGGGCATCGCGTCGTCGTCCTTGGCCCTGTGCCTGACCTGCCTGAAGCATCCGGCATCCCGGCGGCGGTTGCGCGCTGGACGGCGAAGGGTCGCGACCCGAACGACTTTTCGTTCAAGTATGGCGCCAAGCAAGTCCATGCCGTCGAGGCGCGTCTGAACGCCATCGCGACGGAGCATGGAGCCGTCTTCGTTCCCGTGTCATCGGAGCTGTGCTCCGACAAACGCTGCAAGCCCTACGCTGACGGCGCCGTGCTTTACTTCGACAACAACCATCTGTCGATGAGTGGCGCACAGTTGATCGCCAGCCGCTTGCTCGTGCCGGTGATCTGGCCCGAGCCCGATATTTCGCACCTCGGCACCGGTCCCGTGCCGTACTGA
- the zigA gene encoding zinc metallochaperone GTPase ZigA, translating to MDSDIITHLKKTAVTKDGRLPVTVLSGFLGAGKTTLLNHVLNNRLGLKVAVIVNDMSEVNIDADLVAMGGSNLSRTDETLVEMSNGCICCTLRDDLLKEVRRLAAERRFDYLMIESTGIAEPLPVATTFEFRDEEGRSLSDVARLDTMVTVVDAAHLLKDYSSRDFLKDRGEVAGEDDERPLVQLLVEQIEFADVIVLNKVDIATPEDISAARTILRSLNADARIIETSHARVDTWDILDTGLFDFEHAHRHPTWLKELNGFKEHKPETDEYGVTSFVYRARRPFVPEKIHAFFNRSWPGVVRAKGFFWLASRPQWVGEVSQAGAVVRHEAIGYWWAAVPKKNWPADAGLVARIDKGWHKVWGDRRQEIVFIGMRDMDQDRIKADLDACLLPVAENKPLDVSAWRSLPDPFPEWRRDAA from the coding sequence ATGGATTCCGACATCATCACGCATTTGAAAAAGACCGCCGTCACGAAGGACGGGCGCTTGCCCGTGACGGTGCTTTCCGGGTTCCTCGGCGCAGGCAAGACGACGCTGCTTAATCACGTCTTGAATAATCGGCTGGGCCTGAAGGTCGCGGTCATCGTCAATGACATGAGCGAGGTCAACATCGATGCCGATCTCGTCGCGATGGGCGGCAGCAATCTCTCGCGAACCGACGAGACACTGGTCGAGATGTCGAACGGCTGCATTTGCTGCACGCTGCGCGACGATCTTTTGAAGGAGGTCCGCCGCCTCGCTGCCGAACGCCGGTTCGATTACCTGATGATCGAGTCGACCGGTATCGCCGAGCCGCTTCCCGTCGCGACGACATTCGAGTTTCGGGACGAAGAAGGCCGCAGCCTTTCGGACGTCGCGCGCCTCGACACGATGGTGACTGTGGTCGATGCCGCACATCTGCTGAAAGATTATTCGTCTCGCGACTTTCTGAAAGATCGCGGCGAAGTTGCGGGCGAAGACGACGAGCGACCGCTCGTGCAGCTTCTCGTCGAGCAGATCGAATTCGCCGATGTGATCGTTCTGAACAAGGTCGATATCGCGACACCGGAGGACATCTCAGCGGCGCGGACGATCCTCCGTTCCCTTAATGCCGATGCGCGGATCATCGAAACGAGCCATGCGCGCGTCGATACCTGGGACATTCTCGATACCGGGCTTTTCGATTTCGAGCATGCTCATCGCCATCCGACCTGGCTGAAGGAGCTCAACGGCTTCAAGGAGCACAAGCCGGAAACGGACGAGTATGGCGTTACGAGCTTCGTCTATCGCGCGCGGCGGCCCTTCGTGCCGGAGAAGATCCATGCATTCTTCAACAGGTCATGGCCCGGTGTCGTCAGGGCGAAAGGTTTCTTTTGGCTGGCTTCGCGGCCGCAATGGGTTGGCGAGGTCAGCCAAGCGGGCGCCGTCGTGCGGCATGAAGCAATCGGCTATTGGTGGGCGGCGGTGCCGAAAAAGAACTGGCCCGCCGATGCCGGCCTCGTCGCGCGGATCGACAAGGGTTGGCACAAGGTCTGGGGCGACCGCCGCCAGGAGATCGTCTTCATCGGCATGCGCGACATGGACCAGGACCGCATCAAAGCCGATCTCGATGCCTGCCTGCTCCCGGTTGCTGAGAATAAGCCGCTCGACGTCTCGGCGTGGCGATCGCTGCCCGATCCGTTCCCTGAATGGCGCCGGGACGCCGCATAA
- a CDS encoding SRPBCC domain-containing protein translates to MAQGKPSKADVAAESAARLEIVRIFAAPRALVYEAWTTPEHLGQWSAPEGFTIPEARADFRKGGDYFARMRSPAGDDHCVRGKYLDMVEGKRIVMTHAWLDGACQAGPETTITVTFDDVGDGKTKMTFLQEGFTSALARDGHAEGWTSAFNLLAILLEKLRGGREFVISRLVNAPRELVFAAFKDPAHIGHWWGPNGFRTTTYEMDFRPGGQWLFTMHGPDGTDYPNRVRYTEIREPEVIAYDHDAGEGSDAASAFKQTITFEAEGGKTRVTLHLVMATAEHRAAMAKFGAVEGGHQTLARLAAYIGKA, encoded by the coding sequence GTGGCCCAAGGAAAACCAAGTAAGGCCGATGTCGCGGCCGAATCCGCGGCGCGGCTCGAAATCGTTCGGATATTCGCGGCGCCCCGCGCCCTTGTCTATGAGGCCTGGACGACGCCGGAGCATCTCGGACAGTGGTCCGCGCCCGAAGGCTTCACGATCCCCGAAGCCAGAGCGGATTTCCGCAAAGGCGGAGACTATTTCGCGCGTATGCGTTCGCCCGCCGGCGACGACCATTGCGTTCGAGGCAAGTACCTGGACATGGTCGAAGGCAAGCGCATCGTCATGACTCACGCGTGGCTCGATGGCGCTTGTCAGGCTGGTCCTGAGACGACCATCACCGTGACCTTTGATGACGTCGGCGACGGCAAGACCAAAATGACGTTCCTGCAGGAAGGCTTCACGTCAGCGCTCGCGCGCGACGGCCACGCTGAAGGCTGGACGAGCGCCTTCAATCTGCTCGCGATCCTTTTGGAAAAGCTGCGCGGCGGCCGAGAGTTCGTCATTTCACGTCTCGTGAATGCGCCGCGTGAGCTTGTTTTCGCGGCCTTCAAGGACCCCGCTCACATCGGGCATTGGTGGGGACCGAACGGTTTTAGAACGACGACCTACGAAATGGACTTCCGTCCCGGCGGACAGTGGCTCTTCACCATGCATGGACCGGACGGTACCGACTATCCCAATCGCGTCCGCTACACCGAGATCCGCGAGCCGGAGGTCATCGCCTACGATCACGACGCTGGCGAAGGTAGCGATGCCGCGTCTGCGTTCAAACAGACGATCACGTTCGAAGCAGAAGGCGGAAAGACCCGCGTCACGCTGCATCTCGTCATGGCAACGGCCGAGCATCGCGCCGCCATGGCGAAGTTCGGAGCTGTCGAAGGTGGCCACCAGACTCTTGCGCGGCTTGCCGCGTATATCGGGAAGGCCTAG
- a CDS encoding DUF1236 domain-containing protein, protein MLKFSLTALALVATSTFAMADPNMSKPGGGNGPGGGAIERSGGDLKGGGGDRGMGDRGPAMKGSEAGEPKSLGDRQMRSDRSEAKESHRDATDRSASSGDRKNDARSENMPNDKRNTHQYNRQAEDNNSSGKRENRADTNDRNDRTRSNEARDNSRPDRGATGASEGTEGKARSKGSLTNISPEQKTKVRAAFSGHRVAPARDIGVDVRVGVVVPRSVHFYPLPPTIVTIAPDYSGYEYFMIDDSHVAIVDPDTLEVVDIIVVA, encoded by the coding sequence ATGCTGAAGTTTTCACTCACTGCCCTCGCACTCGTCGCGACGTCGACGTTTGCGATGGCGGACCCGAACATGAGCAAGCCAGGTGGCGGAAACGGTCCGGGCGGCGGCGCGATAGAGCGCTCCGGTGGCGATCTGAAAGGCGGCGGAGGTGATCGCGGCATGGGAGATCGCGGCCCGGCAATGAAGGGCAGCGAGGCGGGCGAGCCGAAAAGCCTCGGCGACCGCCAAATGAGAAGCGACCGTAGCGAGGCCAAAGAGAGCCATCGCGACGCGACGGACAGGTCCGCGTCTTCCGGCGACAGGAAGAACGACGCACGCAGCGAGAACATGCCGAACGACAAGCGGAATACTCACCAGTACAATCGTCAAGCCGAGGACAATAATAGTAGCGGCAAACGCGAAAACCGTGCCGATACGAACGATCGAAACGACCGTACACGTTCCAATGAGGCCAGGGACAACTCGCGGCCGGATCGGGGCGCGACGGGTGCCAGCGAGGGCACGGAAGGCAAGGCACGGTCAAAAGGTTCGCTGACGAACATCAGTCCCGAGCAGAAGACGAAAGTGCGCGCGGCATTTTCCGGACATCGAGTGGCGCCAGCCCGCGATATCGGGGTCGATGTGCGGGTCGGCGTAGTCGTGCCGCGGTCGGTGCATTTCTATCCGTTGCCGCCTACCATCGTGACGATCGCGCCCGACTATAGCGGCTACGAGTATTTCATGATCGACGACTCGCACGTCGCGATCGTTGATCCCGACACGCTAGAGGTCGTTGATATTATCGTCGTTGCGTAG
- a CDS encoding catalase family peroxidase — protein sequence MNFKRRVAAATLVTALAIAPISRAYAEEADAESLVNALNAVFGAHKGLRAAHPHGFCVKGNFVADPAAATLTKAQHFNSKTPVGVIARFSMAGGSPDASDAQKDNARGFAIHFDLGQDTTTDLVTISAPVFVARDPDQFLKLLQTVATKDKAKIGEFFKENPNSTRQVAWLNARPVPASFATVDYWGVHAFTATNAEGKKQVFKYKLIPVAGDVGLSDEEAKKKDPDFYRPELKDRLAKGPAQFKLIAILGEPGDPTDDPTAMWPEDKRKTLTLGTVSITGFEDNKTCDAGIFDPTNVTDGIDGPENDKIFPMRSAAYAVSFSRRAAP from the coding sequence ATGAATTTCAAACGGCGTGTAGCTGCCGCCACGCTTGTCACTGCGCTTGCGATTGCCCCAATCTCCCGCGCATACGCGGAAGAAGCCGATGCCGAAAGCCTCGTCAACGCACTCAACGCCGTCTTCGGCGCTCACAAAGGTCTGCGTGCGGCGCATCCGCATGGCTTCTGCGTCAAAGGCAACTTCGTTGCGGACCCTGCAGCTGCCACGCTAACGAAAGCTCAGCACTTCAATTCGAAGACGCCGGTCGGGGTCATCGCCCGTTTTTCGATGGCAGGCGGCAGCCCGGATGCTTCCGACGCTCAGAAAGATAATGCACGCGGCTTTGCGATCCATTTCGATCTCGGACAGGACACAACGACCGACCTCGTGACGATCTCGGCACCCGTTTTCGTGGCGCGCGATCCGGATCAATTCCTGAAGCTGCTGCAAACGGTCGCGACGAAGGACAAGGCGAAGATCGGCGAATTCTTCAAGGAGAACCCGAATTCGACTCGGCAAGTCGCATGGCTCAACGCACGACCGGTACCGGCGAGCTTCGCGACCGTCGATTACTGGGGCGTTCATGCCTTCACTGCAACGAACGCGGAAGGCAAGAAGCAGGTCTTCAAGTACAAGCTCATTCCGGTCGCGGGCGATGTCGGCCTGTCGGATGAGGAAGCGAAAAAGAAAGATCCCGACTTCTATCGTCCGGAGTTGAAAGATCGGCTGGCCAAAGGCCCTGCGCAGTTCAAGCTGATCGCAATTCTCGGTGAGCCCGGCGATCCGACCGACGATCCGACGGCCATGTGGCCGGAAGACAAGCGCAAAACGCTGACGCTCGGCACAGTCTCGATCACCGGCTTTGAAGACAACAAGACGTGCGATGCTGGCATCTTCGATCCGACCAACGTGACCGACGGCATCGACGGGCCGGAGAACGATAAGATCTTCCCGATGCGTTCGGCGGCTTACGCCGTCTCGTTCTCGCGCCGCGCGGCGCCGTGA
- a CDS encoding glutathione S-transferase family protein, with translation MANATLTISSKNYSSWSLRGWLLCRMAGLDFDEEIVTHDDQEIRQELLLLSPSVRVPRLIHGAVTVWDTLAIAEYMAEIAPDAGLLPADQATRAHCRSISGEMHSGFYNLRSALPMNLKARHQSFKIFSGARPDVERIKTIWLECLGKYGGPYLFGETPTVADAMYAPVCTRFRTYAVPLEPELSGYCETIFHWPLMQEWTQGALVEPDEIVELEVEF, from the coding sequence ATGGCGAACGCGACACTGACGATATCGTCGAAGAACTATTCCTCTTGGTCGCTGCGCGGCTGGTTGCTGTGCCGGATGGCGGGCCTCGATTTCGACGAGGAGATCGTGACGCATGACGATCAGGAGATTCGCCAGGAGCTTCTGCTGCTCTCGCCCTCGGTCCGGGTGCCGCGGCTTATCCACGGCGCCGTGACGGTCTGGGACACGCTCGCAATTGCCGAATACATGGCGGAGATCGCGCCCGACGCCGGGCTGCTGCCCGCCGACCAGGCGACGCGCGCGCATTGCCGTTCGATCTCGGGCGAAATGCATTCCGGTTTCTACAACCTGCGCTCGGCTCTGCCGATGAACCTGAAGGCCCGTCACCAGTCCTTCAAGATCTTTTCCGGCGCCCGCCCGGACGTTGAGCGGATCAAGACGATCTGGCTGGAATGTCTCGGTAAATACGGCGGCCCCTATCTCTTCGGCGAGACGCCGACCGTTGCCGACGCGATGTACGCTCCCGTCTGCACCCGCTTCCGCACCTACGCCGTGCCGCTCGAACCGGAACTGTCAGGCTACTGCGAAACCATCTTCCACTGGCCGCTGATGCAGGAATGGACGCAAGGCGCGCTCGTTGAACCCGACGAGATCGTTGAACTCGAAGTTGAGTTTTAA
- a CDS encoding polyhydroxyalkanoate depolymerase, giving the protein MLYQAYQFQDDLLAPFREVAKNSKAAIEKELFPTVDALKSHLAAGFEMISRFQLTHTRPDFGISTVRVGNRDVPVMEEVALSLPFGNLLHFKKDIDTPQPKVLVIAPLSGHFATLLAKTCETLLQDHDVYITDWTNARDVPLDAGRFGVDEHVDYVIRFLEELGPDSHLLAVCQPCVQALVAVAVMSEDKNPATPRSMTLMAGPIDVRESPTAVNKLANDKPLSWFKSNVTARVPSRYPGRGRRVYPGFVQLFSFVAMNVDRHRAQHQKLYEHLANNEIAEAQKIKTFYDEYFAVLDLTEEFYIETIDRIFQQAQLATGDFTYHGRKVDPGKILRTALLTVEGGRDDICSLGQTSAAHDLCHSLRPHLKRHHLQANVGHYGTFNGKRWEREIYPVVKNFILSME; this is encoded by the coding sequence ATGCTTTACCAAGCCTATCAGTTTCAAGACGACTTGCTCGCTCCCTTCCGCGAAGTCGCCAAGAACTCGAAAGCCGCGATAGAAAAAGAGCTTTTTCCAACCGTCGACGCCCTGAAGTCGCATTTGGCGGCGGGCTTCGAGATGATCTCCCGGTTCCAACTCACTCATACGCGACCCGACTTCGGGATTTCGACGGTGCGAGTCGGCAACCGCGACGTGCCGGTGATGGAAGAAGTGGCGCTCAGCCTGCCATTCGGGAATCTCCTGCACTTCAAGAAGGATATCGACACGCCGCAGCCGAAGGTGCTCGTGATCGCGCCGCTGTCGGGACACTTCGCGACGCTGCTTGCCAAGACGTGCGAGACCCTGCTGCAGGATCACGACGTCTACATCACCGACTGGACGAACGCCCGCGACGTGCCGCTGGACGCCGGGCGTTTCGGCGTCGATGAGCACGTCGATTACGTCATTCGTTTTCTTGAAGAACTCGGACCCGACTCGCATCTGCTCGCCGTCTGCCAACCGTGCGTGCAGGCGCTCGTCGCCGTTGCCGTCATGTCGGAGGATAAGAACCCGGCGACGCCCCGTTCGATGACGCTGATGGCCGGTCCGATTGACGTGCGCGAAAGCCCCACGGCCGTCAACAAGCTCGCGAACGACAAGCCGCTGTCGTGGTTCAAGTCGAATGTCACGGCGCGGGTGCCGTCGCGGTATCCGGGGCGCGGCCGCCGCGTCTATCCGGGATTCGTGCAGCTCTTCAGCTTCGTCGCCATGAATGTCGATCGTCACCGGGCGCAGCACCAGAAGCTTTATGAGCATCTGGCTAACAACGAAATCGCGGAAGCACAGAAAATCAAGACCTTCTACGACGAGTATTTCGCGGTGCTCGATCTGACGGAAGAATTCTACATCGAAACGATCGACCGGATTTTTCAGCAAGCGCAGCTCGCGACCGGTGACTTCACCTATCACGGCCGCAAAGTCGATCCCGGCAAGATCCTGAGAACGGCGTTGCTGACGGTTGAGGGCGGACGCGATGATATTTGCTCGCTGGGGCAGACGTCAGCTGCGCACGATCTCTGCCATTCGCTCAGGCCGCATTTGAAGCGCCATCACCTGCAAGCCAACGTAGGCCATTACGGCACGTTCAACGGCAAACGGTGGGAACGCGAGATTTATCCGGTCGTGAAGAATTTTATCCTGTCGATGGAATAG
- a CDS encoding DUF4396 domain-containing protein, producing MPAAAPFPDWLIILSWSALYLGVGCAALILVDVARFPQHMGIMNIVWPVTGLFGTVLVAALYFKYGRNAEPSHRGETHRTPETPFPIMVAKGTLHCGAGCTLGDVIAETLAFLFPAIAILFGWKTIFADKTYAVWILDFVLAFGLGIVFQYFAIVPMRKLAPAEGVREAIKADALSLICWQIGMYGLMFLAQRYFSASFDQQARPDSPVFWFAMQIAMVAGFVTSFPANWWLIRAGIKEKM from the coding sequence TTGCCCGCCGCTGCACCGTTTCCCGATTGGTTGATTATTCTGTCGTGGTCGGCGCTCTATCTGGGCGTCGGATGTGCGGCGCTGATCCTGGTCGATGTGGCGCGTTTTCCCCAGCACATGGGGATCATGAATATCGTTTGGCCGGTGACGGGGCTGTTCGGTACGGTGTTGGTTGCGGCCCTTTATTTCAAGTACGGGCGCAACGCCGAGCCGTCGCATCGCGGCGAAACGCACCGAACGCCGGAGACGCCGTTTCCGATCATGGTGGCGAAAGGAACGCTCCATTGCGGCGCAGGCTGCACGCTCGGCGACGTGATTGCCGAGACGCTGGCATTCCTCTTTCCGGCCATCGCTATTCTGTTCGGCTGGAAAACGATCTTTGCCGACAAGACGTATGCCGTTTGGATTCTCGATTTCGTACTCGCCTTCGGGCTCGGCATCGTCTTCCAATATTTCGCCATCGTGCCGATGCGCAAATTGGCACCCGCTGAGGGGGTGCGAGAGGCCATCAAGGCGGACGCGCTGTCGCTCATCTGCTGGCAGATTGGGATGTATGGACTGATGTTTCTGGCGCAACGCTATTTCAGCGCGTCGTTCGACCAACAGGCGAGGCCGGACAGTCCGGTGTTCTGGTTCGCCATGCAGATCGCGATGGTCGCCGGGTTCGTCACCAGCTTTCCGGCGAACTGGTGGCTCATTCGCGCGGGCATCAAAGAAAAGATGTAA
- a CDS encoding helix-turn-helix transcriptional regulator, with protein MPDDRLSETFAALADPTRRAILARLALGETSVTALAEPFDISLPAISKHLKVLERAGLIVRGREAQWRPCRLDPAPLKEVDDWVEHYRKFWEQSFDRLDEYLRVLQAKEKKRGPRKTK; from the coding sequence ATGCCCGACGACCGATTGAGCGAAACGTTTGCAGCCCTGGCCGATCCGACGCGGCGTGCGATTCTCGCGCGTCTTGCGCTCGGCGAGACATCCGTCACGGCTCTCGCCGAGCCATTCGACATAAGCCTCCCGGCCATCTCAAAACATTTGAAGGTGCTCGAGCGTGCGGGCCTCATCGTGCGTGGCCGCGAAGCGCAATGGCGTCCATGCCGTCTCGATCCGGCGCCATTGAAGGAGGTGGACGACTGGGTCGAGCATTACCGCAAATTCTGGGAGCAGAGCTTCGATCGGTTGGACGAGTATCTGCGCGTGTTGCAGGCGAAGGAGAAAAAGCGTGGCCCAAGGAAAACCAAGTAA